The segment TCCGTCTGAATACTTTTCTCCCGATGAAATAGAAGATCTCATGGACCTCCTGCAGGACATGGGGGTAAAGGTTACCGACTCGGTAGAGGATGAAACGCCCATCGAAGAGGAACTTGATGAAGAACCGGTTGAATACGAAAAAACCGAAGACCTCGTGCAGGCATATTTCCACTCTATGGGAGACATCTCTATCCTGACGAAGGATGAGGAAACCGAGCTTGCCAAGCGCCTGGAAGAGGGAAGAAATATCATCCGTGATATCGTTGTGGCAATGCCTCTCTACAAGAATGTAGAGGAGCAGCTTGCGCTTGAGCGTGAGCTGCTTGGCGAGGAAGAGGAGATCGAAGATCAAGAGGTTGAAGAGGGCGAAGAGGAAGAGAAGCCTGATGAGGCATTAATCAAGAGCCTGAAAATTCTCGACGAACGCATGCGAGAAATAGAATCTTCTGACCGAAAGATCGGTCGGCATGGAAATCTCAAAGACCTCAAGAAACTCATAAACGACAAGAAGAAGAAAGAAATCAATCCGCTGAAGCTTAACGAACTGGCAAAAGAGATACAGGCTAAATACAAAAAAGTTGAAGCGGAAATAGGAATCAAGATTGATGAGCTGAAAGAGAAATGGGACAGGGTTGCCAGGGCACGGTCGCTTGTTATGGAGGCGAAAAATGAGCTTATTACGCGAAACCTCCGTCTTGTAGTCAATATTGCAAAAAACTATGTTGGAAGAGGTCTTCCTCTCCTTGATCTTATTCAGGAAGGCAACATCGGACTGATGAAGGCGGTTGATAAGTTCAAGTATGAGAAAGGCTTCAAATTTTCGACCTATGCAACGTGGTGGATACGCCAGGCAATAACACGCGCACTTATTGACCAGACAAAAACCATACGTGTTCCCGTGCATATGATGGAGTTTTATAATCGTGTTACCAAGGCTTCGAGAGAGTTGACTCAGGCATTGGGCAGAGAGCCGAGCAATGAAGAGATTGCAAAGAAGCTGGGTGTTCCTACCCGGAAAGTTGAAGAGGTTTTCCGCGCGATACAGGATCCCATTGCGCTGCAGACTCCAGTTGGCGATGAAGACACAGAATTGGAAGACTTTATCGGCGATAAAAACAGTCCATCTCCCTATTCCGATGCTGAAAGAAACGAGATCTCTGATCAGATCCTAATGATTTTGAAGACGCTGACACCAAAAGAAGAAAAGGTGATCAGGATGAGATTTGGCATTGGTGTTGACAGGGATCATACCCTCGAAGAAGTCGGCAGACATCTTTCAATTACACGCGAACGAGTAAGACAAATAGAAGCAAAGGCCCTTAGAAATCTAGCGATTGCTGCAGAAAGGATACTTCTGCTTTTCTGCCTCTGTTATCAGATTTCCCTTTGTGATGGCATCTGTGCTTTGTCTGACGACTGCCACGGAAGTCGATTCCTGTACTTTAATTACCTGTATTAGTCCATTTGAGACCGTAAACTTCCCTTTATTGGCCGTTTTCAGGAGATCGCCAACTTTCATATTATCCTTTTTCCCCTTATCAATATAAACAATGTCAAACTGGCCGTTATTAAGGCGAAGTTGCCGAGCCTCGACAATGTATCCATTAATTTTTGGCGTTCCGCACTCTATTTCAGAGACAAACGGCGGGGTTTCTTTCTGATAGGCTACAAGTATATCTTCAATGTTTACATCAGAAAAACTTTCTATAATCTGAGCAGGTGTCTGCCCGTCATATTCGGACTTTTTTATTTCGGCAATGCCGGTAATTTCAATAAGATAGCCCAGGATACTTTTTGTGACAGGATGCTTTACAACGGGACCTTTTCTCAGAAGATAGAAACGGTCGCCAGGCTTAGCAGCCGCCTTTGTCTTTACGAAGACCATATCATGGGTGCCCAAAAGGGTTTTTCCTGAAGGCGATCCAATGACTAGTCCCAAATCATTTATCGCACTTGCAATATAGCCACTTGATATATAGGCATTAGCGTTGACAAGCGGCTTGGGTTTAGGTGGTGCCGGCTCAGCTATCGGGATGGGAGCAGGCTTGGGCTGTTCTGGCTCGATAACAGGCTCTTCCTTTTGTATCTCCTTCTGGAGCAGATAAAGAGGTATCTTTACGATCTGCCCCGGTATAAGCTTATCTGGATTCGCAATGTCCGGGTTTTCCTTCCAAACCTTTGGCCAGAGAAAAGGATCATTAAGCTCCTTCCTGGATATATCCCAAAGGGTATCACCCTGCTGCACTTTATAATCCTTAATCTCCTGCTCTTGAGCAAGCGCAAACGTTGTTACGCCCACCAGGACGATTACAATCAACATTATTAGTTTTTTATTCAGCACGATACT is part of the Nitrospirota bacterium genome and harbors:
- a CDS encoding sigma-70 family RNA polymerase sigma factor, whose translation is MKERDIFEEIIDVGKRRGVLTYDQINEALPSEYFSPDEIEDLMDLLQDMGVKVTDSVEDETPIEEELDEEPVEYEKTEDLVQAYFHSMGDISILTKDEETELAKRLEEGRNIIRDIVVAMPLYKNVEEQLALERELLGEEEEIEDQEVEEGEEEEKPDEALIKSLKILDERMREIESSDRKIGRHGNLKDLKKLINDKKKKEINPLKLNELAKEIQAKYKKVEAEIGIKIDELKEKWDRVARARSLVMEAKNELITRNLRLVVNIAKNYVGRGLPLLDLIQEGNIGLMKAVDKFKYEKGFKFSTYATWWIRQAITRALIDQTKTIRVPVHMMEFYNRVTKASRELTQALGREPSNEEIAKKLGVPTRKVEEVFRAIQDPIALQTPVGDEDTELEDFIGDKNSPSPYSDAERNEISDQILMILKTLTPKEEKVIRMRFGIGVDRDHTLEEVGRHLSITRERVRQIEAKALRNLAIAAERILLLFCLCYQISLCDGICALSDDCHGSRFLYFNYLY